The proteins below are encoded in one region of Pseudomonas ekonensis:
- the fahA gene encoding fumarylacetoacetase: MTQTSIARSWVASANGHADFPLQNLPLGVFSADGSAPRSGVAIGDRIFDLEAALDAGLFEGAARAAAEATRGGQLNAFFALGREARVALRARLLELFSEGSALQAKIEAAAAKLLPLATDCQMHLPARISDYTDFYVGIEHAQNVGKLFRPDNPLLPNYKHVPIGYHGRASTVRASGTDVRRPKGQTLPAGASEPTFGPCARLDYELELGIWIGQGNEMGEPIAIGDAAEHIAGFCLLNDWSARDIQAWEYQPLGPFLSKSFITSVSPWVVTAEALAPFRTAQPARPQGDPQPLPYLLDNRDQAGGAFDIELEVLLLTEAMREQNLPAHRLTLSNTKYMYWTVAQMVAHHSVNGCQLQAGDLFGSGTLSGPQSGQFGSLLEITEGGKKPVELATGEVRKFLEDGDEIILRARCARDGHASIGFGECRGKVLAAR; the protein is encoded by the coding sequence ATGACTCAGACTTCCATCGCCCGCAGCTGGGTCGCCTCGGCCAACGGCCACGCGGACTTCCCGCTGCAGAACCTGCCGCTGGGCGTGTTCAGCGCCGACGGTTCGGCCCCGCGCAGCGGCGTGGCCATCGGCGACCGCATTTTCGACCTGGAGGCGGCGCTGGACGCCGGCCTGTTCGAAGGCGCCGCCCGTGCGGCGGCCGAAGCCACCCGCGGCGGTCAGTTGAACGCGTTCTTCGCCCTGGGCCGCGAGGCGCGGGTCGCCCTGCGCGCACGCCTGCTGGAGCTGTTCAGCGAAGGCAGCGCCCTGCAGGCGAAGATCGAAGCTGCGGCCGCTAAGCTGCTGCCGCTGGCCACCGACTGCCAAATGCACCTGCCGGCGCGGATCAGCGACTACACCGATTTCTATGTCGGCATCGAGCACGCGCAGAACGTCGGCAAGCTGTTCCGCCCGGACAACCCGCTGCTGCCCAACTACAAGCACGTGCCGATCGGCTACCACGGCCGGGCGTCCACCGTCCGCGCCTCCGGCACCGATGTGCGCCGCCCCAAGGGGCAGACCCTGCCGGCCGGCGCCAGCGAGCCGACCTTCGGCCCCTGCGCGCGCCTGGACTACGAACTGGAGCTGGGCATCTGGATCGGCCAGGGCAACGAGATGGGCGAGCCGATCGCCATCGGCGACGCCGCCGAGCACATCGCCGGTTTCTGCCTGCTCAACGACTGGTCGGCCCGTGACATCCAGGCCTGGGAATACCAGCCGCTGGGGCCGTTCCTGTCCAAGAGCTTCATCACCAGCGTCTCGCCGTGGGTGGTGACCGCCGAAGCGCTGGCGCCGTTCCGCACCGCGCAGCCGGCGCGCCCGCAAGGCGATCCGCAGCCCCTGCCGTACCTGCTGGACAACCGCGACCAGGCCGGCGGCGCGTTCGACATCGAACTGGAAGTGCTGCTGCTCACCGAAGCCATGCGCGAGCAGAACCTGCCGGCCCACCGCCTGACCCTGAGCAACACGAAGTACATGTACTGGACCGTGGCGCAGATGGTCGCCCACCACAGCGTCAACGGCTGCCAGCTGCAGGCCGGTGACCTGTTCGGTTCGGGCACCTTGTCGGGGCCGCAAAGCGGCCAGTTCGGCAGCCTGCTGGAGATCACCGAGGGCGGCAAGAAGCCGGTCGAGCTGGCCACCGGCGAAGTGCGCAAGTTCCTCGAGGACGGTGACGAAATCATCCTGCGCGCCCGCTGCGCCCGTGACGGTCATGCCTCCATCGGCTTCGGCGAGTGCCGGGGCAAAGTGCTGGCGGCACGCTGA
- the hmgA gene encoding homogentisate 1,2-dioxygenase — MNLDSALAYQSGFGNEFSSEALPGALPVGQNSPQKAPYGLYAELFSGTAFTMARSEARRTWMYRINPSANHPAFVKLDRQLVGGPLGEVTPNRLRWNPLDIPSAPTDFIDGLVSMAANAGAEKPAGISLYSYAANRSMERVFFNADGELLLVPQLGRLRIATELGVLEVEPLEIAVLPRGLKFRVELLDAQARGYVAENHGAPLRLPDLGPIGSNGLANPRDFLTPVAAYEHLRQPTTLVQKFLGQLWGAELGHSPLDVVAWHGNNVPYKYDLRRFNTIGTVSFDHPDPSIFTVLTSPTSVHGLANLDFVIFPPRWMVAEKTFRPPWFHRNLMNEFMGLIQGEYDAKAEGFVPGGASLHSCMSAHGPDGETCTKAINADLKPAKIDNTMAFMFETSQVLRPSRFALDCPQLQSNYDACWATLPVTFDPTRR, encoded by the coding sequence ATGAACCTCGATTCAGCCCTGGCGTACCAGTCGGGTTTCGGCAACGAATTCAGCAGCGAAGCGTTGCCCGGCGCACTGCCTGTCGGCCAGAACTCCCCGCAGAAAGCCCCCTACGGCCTCTACGCCGAACTGTTTTCCGGCACCGCCTTCACCATGGCCCGCAGCGAAGCGCGGCGCACCTGGATGTACCGGATCAACCCGTCGGCCAATCACCCGGCGTTCGTCAAGCTGGACCGGCAACTGGTCGGCGGCCCGTTGGGTGAGGTCACCCCCAACCGCCTGCGCTGGAACCCGCTGGACATTCCCTCCGCCCCCACCGATTTCATCGACGGCCTGGTGAGCATGGCCGCCAACGCCGGCGCCGAAAAACCGGCCGGGATCAGCCTCTACAGCTACGCCGCCAACCGTTCGATGGAGCGGGTGTTCTTCAATGCCGACGGCGAGCTGCTGCTGGTGCCGCAACTGGGACGCCTGCGCATCGCCACCGAACTGGGCGTGCTGGAGGTCGAGCCGCTGGAGATCGCCGTGCTGCCGCGGGGCCTGAAGTTCCGCGTCGAACTGCTGGACGCCCAGGCCCGCGGCTACGTCGCCGAGAACCACGGCGCACCGCTGCGCCTGCCGGACCTGGGGCCGATCGGCAGCAACGGCCTGGCCAACCCCCGTGACTTCCTGACCCCGGTCGCCGCCTACGAGCACCTTCGGCAGCCGACCACCCTGGTGCAGAAGTTCCTCGGCCAGCTGTGGGGCGCCGAGCTCGGTCACTCGCCGCTGGATGTGGTCGCCTGGCACGGCAACAACGTGCCGTACAAATACGACCTGCGCCGGTTCAACACCATCGGCACGGTCAGTTTCGATCACCCGGATCCGTCGATCTTCACCGTGCTGACCTCGCCGACCAGCGTGCACGGCCTGGCCAACCTCGACTTTGTGATCTTCCCGCCGCGCTGGATGGTGGCCGAGAAGACCTTCCGTCCGCCGTGGTTCCACCGCAACCTGATGAACGAGTTCATGGGCCTGATCCAGGGCGAGTACGACGCCAAGGCCGAAGGCTTCGTGCCCGGCGGCGCGTCCCTGCACAGCTGCATGAGCGCCCACGGCCCGGACGGCGAGACCTGCACCAAGGCCATCAACGCTGACCTCAAGCCCGCGAAAATCGACAACACCATGGCGTTCATGTTCGAGACCAGCCAGGTGCTGCGACCGAGCCGTTTCGCCCTCGACTGTCCGCAACTGCAATCCAATTACGACGCCTGCTGGGCTACGCTGCCTGTCACGTTCGACCCGACCCGGAGATAA
- a CDS encoding IclR family transcriptional regulator, whose amino-acid sequence MEKTSDSNGKQKVRSAEVGTDILKALAELSPATSLSRLAEHVQMPASKVHRYLQALIATGFAEQDAATNHYGLGREALRVGLAALNSMDVLKVAALPLSELRDELNETCFLAVWGNQGATVVHIEPAVRAVTVVTQLGSVLPLLSSSTGLVFSAYLPHRETDELRERETAVDEHPLADEKAYADLCGQIRARGLHHVHGLLMPGVDALSAPVFNAVGQIAAVLTIVGPTSLFHADENGPAAQRLLAAARAVSWRMGYQPEGPVT is encoded by the coding sequence ATGGAAAAAACCAGCGACAGCAACGGCAAACAGAAAGTGCGCTCCGCCGAGGTCGGCACCGACATCCTCAAGGCGCTGGCCGAACTGTCGCCCGCCACGTCGCTGTCGCGCCTGGCCGAACACGTGCAGATGCCGGCGAGCAAGGTGCACCGCTACCTGCAGGCGTTGATCGCCACAGGGTTCGCCGAGCAGGACGCCGCCACCAACCACTACGGCCTGGGCCGCGAGGCGCTGCGCGTGGGCCTGGCCGCGCTCAACAGCATGGACGTGCTGAAGGTCGCCGCCCTGCCGCTGTCGGAACTGCGCGACGAACTCAACGAAACCTGCTTTCTGGCGGTCTGGGGCAACCAGGGCGCGACGGTGGTGCACATCGAGCCGGCGGTGCGGGCGGTGACGGTGGTGACGCAACTGGGCTCGGTGCTGCCGTTGCTCAGTTCCTCCACCGGCCTGGTGTTCAGCGCCTACCTGCCGCACCGCGAAACCGACGAACTGCGCGAGCGGGAAACCGCCGTCGATGAACATCCGCTGGCGGACGAGAAGGCCTATGCGGATCTTTGCGGTCAGATCCGCGCACGGGGCCTGCACCACGTGCACGGTTTGTTGATGCCGGGGGTGGACGCGTTGTCGGCGCCGGTGTTCAACGCGGTCGGCCAGATCGCCGCCGTGCTGACCATCGTCGGCCCGACCTCGCTGTTCCACGCCGACGAGAACGGCCCGGCGGCGCAGCGGCTGCTGGCGGCGGCCCGGGCCGTGAGTTGGCGGATGGGGTATCAGCCCGAAGGTCCGGTCACCTGA